The following proteins come from a genomic window of Lachnoclostridium phytofermentans ISDg:
- the rfbB gene encoding dTDP-glucose 4,6-dehydratase gives MKTYFVTGGAGFIGTNFIKYLFESHGEDVRVINYDKLTYAGNREWLEAFEGKKNYRFVQGDILDKELLTTIFKEEGIDFVVHLAAESHVDRSLQSDIEFFQTNVIGTRMLYQVIHNVWKDDISDKRILHVSTDEVYGELEESGQFIEHMPLHPNNPYSASKAGGEMVAIAYRKTYGLPIVRTRCSNNFGPYQHEEKLIPKCIKNCLNHKKIPVYGDGENIREWLFVKDHCIAMDTVLLTGELGEVYNIGSHQEMSTLHIVTTILQYLKEHVDSSLSMDLIEFTEDRLGHDKRYAVDTNKIETNLNWTPKTDFENGMAVTIDWYLKEYRFR, from the coding sequence ATGAAAACATATTTTGTTACAGGTGGTGCAGGGTTTATTGGAACAAATTTTATTAAGTACCTATTTGAATCTCATGGTGAGGATGTTAGGGTTATTAACTATGATAAGCTAACTTATGCAGGAAATCGTGAGTGGTTAGAAGCATTTGAAGGAAAGAAAAACTATAGATTTGTACAAGGGGATATCCTAGACAAAGAATTGTTAACAACTATCTTTAAAGAAGAGGGGATAGATTTTGTAGTGCATCTGGCAGCAGAATCACATGTTGATCGAAGTTTGCAATCAGATATTGAATTTTTTCAAACAAATGTCATTGGGACGAGGATGCTTTATCAAGTGATTCATAACGTGTGGAAAGATGATATAAGCGATAAGAGAATTCTACATGTATCAACAGATGAAGTATATGGTGAATTAGAGGAATCTGGGCAATTTATAGAGCATATGCCTTTACATCCTAACAATCCTTATTCTGCAAGCAAAGCAGGGGGAGAGATGGTAGCAATCGCTTATCGTAAGACTTATGGATTACCGATTGTAAGGACAAGATGCAGCAACAATTTTGGCCCTTATCAGCATGAGGAAAAATTAATACCAAAGTGTATCAAAAACTGCTTAAACCATAAGAAGATACCAGTGTATGGGGATGGAGAAAATATAAGAGAATGGCTCTTTGTTAAGGATCACTGCATAGCGATGGATACTGTATTATTAACAGGAGAATTAGGAGAGGTATATAATATCGGTAGCCATCAAGAGATGAGTACACTCCACATTGTTACTACCATCCTTCAATATCTAAAAGAACACGTGGATTCTTCCCTATCAATGGATTTGATTGAATTTACAGAGGATCGTCTTGGACATGATAAACGTTATGCAGTTGATACAAATAAAATAGAGACAAATCTTAATTGGACACCTAAAACCGATTTTGAGAATGGAATGGCCGTTACAATAGATTGGTACCTAAAAGAATATAGATTTCGTTGA
- a CDS encoding discoidin domain-containing protein, giving the protein MNKKRVIILLLVVFNAVLLIYTLRLPKQEPKVRETIETHVTAVDAIDQTEALEHPDFIKEEYVTTIPEGENIALGKKATSNSFAQSYTARKVTDGIAVGVSYWEGKPKSYPNIITVDLEEVYSIHTIRVCLSPMSIWGKRTQDFSVSISKDNETFTEIVPSKQYTFDPDRGNEVQIKLENIETRYVQLTFTANSGAAAGQIAELEVYH; this is encoded by the coding sequence ATGAACAAAAAACGAGTTATTATCCTATTATTAGTAGTTTTTAATGCCGTGCTTTTAATCTATACCCTTCGGTTACCTAAGCAAGAACCGAAGGTGAGGGAAACAATAGAAACACATGTAACTGCGGTAGATGCGATAGACCAGACGGAAGCGTTGGAACACCCTGACTTTATTAAGGAAGAATATGTTACTACCATTCCAGAGGGAGAAAATATTGCACTTGGGAAAAAGGCTACCTCAAATAGTTTTGCTCAAAGCTATACAGCAAGGAAAGTAACCGATGGAATTGCCGTTGGAGTTTCCTATTGGGAAGGTAAACCTAAAAGCTATCCGAATATCATAACAGTAGATTTAGAAGAAGTATACTCTATACATACAATACGTGTTTGCCTCTCTCCAATGAGTATCTGGGGAAAGAGAACTCAGGATTTCTCTGTATCAATTAGTAAGGATAATGAGACATTTACGGAAATAGTACCATCCAAACAGTATACTTTTGACCCTGATAGGGGGAATGAAGTTCAGATTAAGCTAGAAAATATTGAGACCCGTTATGTTCAGCTAACTTTTACTGCAAACTCAGGTGCAGCAGCTGGGCAAATTGCGGAGCTTGAAGTGTATCATTAG
- a CDS encoding YdcF family protein, with translation MNYPFDCITDFIFVENEIFPCDIILIPGGSHPQLMEKAVDLLEMGMAKYILPSGGKNKKLPDYPNEADFLKTIAIKRGISSDIIICENKATNTYENALFSYELLMGKCIDITKVILVCKAYHSRRALFSYQKVFPANTTFFVCPVTDNRGITKENWFTRNDYIELIMREVEKMGKYFSDSILSMYERTL, from the coding sequence ATGAACTATCCGTTTGATTGCATAACCGATTTTATATTTGTTGAAAATGAAATATTTCCTTGTGATATCATCTTAATTCCCGGTGGAAGCCATCCGCAGTTAATGGAAAAAGCGGTCGATTTGCTTGAAATGGGAATGGCAAAATACATACTTCCAAGTGGCGGAAAAAATAAAAAATTACCCGATTATCCAAATGAGGCGGATTTTTTAAAAACAATAGCAATAAAAAGAGGCATCTCTTCAGATATAATTATATGTGAAAATAAAGCTACTAACACATATGAAAACGCACTTTTCAGTTACGAATTATTAATGGGAAAATGTATAGATATAACCAAAGTGATTCTTGTATGCAAGGCGTATCATAGTAGACGTGCACTATTTTCATACCAAAAAGTGTTTCCAGCGAATACAACGTTTTTCGTTTGCCCTGTTACGGATAACAGAGGTATAACAAAAGAAAATTGGTTTACAAGAAATGATTATATCGAACTGATTATGCGTGAAGTCGAAAAAATGGGTAAGTATTTCAGTGATTCCATATTATCTATGTATGAACGTACATTATGA
- a CDS encoding histidine phosphatase family protein: MIILLLRHGESEGDLMDVHEGRADFPLTDRGREQAGKAAKWISKNYSVNRIYSSTLLRAEETASLVSMETKVPIELREGLMEFNNGKLAGIDREEAKRKYPEIPDLPIHESRYEMESKLEFRFRAEAILSEIISNNKEQEVVVVISHGGMINQLLLAYEKQPIESEIWHATGDTGIHCLRYENGKRGILYLNNTKHLEIV; this comes from the coding sequence ATGATTATTCTATTATTACGCCATGGAGAGTCAGAGGGTGACTTAATGGATGTACATGAAGGGCGTGCTGATTTTCCTTTAACGGATAGGGGAAGAGAACAAGCAGGTAAGGCAGCTAAGTGGATTAGTAAAAATTATTCAGTTAACAGAATCTATTCCAGTACTTTGTTAAGAGCAGAAGAAACTGCTAGTTTGGTATCAATGGAAACTAAAGTACCAATTGAATTAAGAGAAGGTTTAATGGAGTTTAATAACGGGAAATTAGCAGGAATAGATCGTGAAGAAGCAAAACGTAAGTATCCTGAGATTCCAGATTTGCCAATACACGAGAGTAGATATGAGATGGAGTCCAAATTAGAGTTTCGTTTTCGCGCAGAAGCTATACTATCCGAGATAATTTCTAACAATAAGGAACAAGAGGTCGTGGTTGTCATATCACATGGTGGCATGATCAATCAGCTCTTGTTAGCTTATGAAAAACAACCAATAGAATCTGAAATTTGGCATGCAACTGGTGATACGGGAATCCATTGTTTGCGATATGAGAATGGAAAACGTGGAATCTTATATTTGAATAATACAAAACACCTTGAGATAGTGTAG
- a CDS encoding MerR family transcriptional regulator, which produces MKLNQENVYFTVGEFAKCANISIRTLRYYDKIGILPPSKLTDSGYRLYTNSDFLKLQKILALKFFDFSLEEIESMASSTVDRESFRDSLHLQKQLLQSKINQLEMIKCTIDQAEDMLQSETEIGWDKITDIIHAMTMKQSIRENYKNADHLNVRILLHKKYSKNPQGWYPFLASHIPFAKNQKILELGCGNGAFWVENEAILPDKLSITITDISDGMIKVAKEAIDQTGLSCTYDVLDINHLNFTKESFDLIIANHVLFYANDRNKVCEDIARILKPNGVFVCTAYGQQHMKEIEQITKKFNPKIALSEINLSDLFGLENAMDYLQPHFSSVNKMDYKDSLILDDYRPLLHYVLSCHGNQIEVLHGHRKEFEYYLAELFRQKRQVEITKQAGMFLCRK; this is translated from the coding sequence ATGAAACTAAACCAAGAGAACGTTTATTTTACTGTAGGTGAATTTGCTAAGTGTGCGAACATATCAATCAGAACACTTCGTTATTACGATAAGATAGGGATACTTCCGCCATCAAAACTAACGGACTCGGGTTATCGTTTATATACGAATTCTGATTTTCTAAAACTTCAAAAAATATTAGCATTAAAGTTTTTTGATTTTAGCTTAGAAGAAATTGAAAGTATGGCGAGCAGCACTGTGGATAGAGAGAGTTTTAGAGACTCTCTCCATCTGCAAAAACAATTACTGCAATCAAAGATTAATCAGTTAGAAATGATAAAGTGTACAATAGATCAAGCAGAAGATATGTTGCAGTCTGAAACAGAAATCGGTTGGGATAAGATTACAGATATTATTCATGCAATGACTATGAAACAAAGTATCAGAGAGAATTATAAAAATGCGGATCATCTGAATGTTAGAATCTTATTACATAAAAAGTACTCCAAAAACCCACAAGGCTGGTATCCTTTCCTAGCCAGTCATATTCCTTTTGCCAAAAATCAAAAGATATTAGAACTTGGCTGCGGTAATGGTGCCTTTTGGGTTGAAAACGAAGCTATTCTACCAGATAAATTATCAATTACAATAACAGACATATCAGATGGGATGATAAAGGTTGCAAAAGAAGCTATAGACCAGACCGGTTTATCTTGTACCTATGATGTTTTAGATATTAATCATCTTAATTTTACGAAGGAATCCTTTGATCTTATAATAGCGAATCATGTACTATTCTATGCAAATGACAGAAATAAGGTTTGTGAAGACATTGCACGTATTTTAAAGCCGAATGGTGTATTTGTATGTACAGCTTACGGACAACAACATATGAAGGAAATTGAACAGATTACCAAAAAGTTCAATCCCAAGATAGCGCTATCGGAAATAAATCTTTCTGATTTATTTGGATTAGAAAATGCAATGGATTATTTACAGCCTCATTTTTCTTCTGTAAATAAAATGGATTATAAGGATAGTTTAATTCTAGATGATTATCGTCCATTGCTACACTATGTTCTTTCTTGTCATGGAAACCAAATAGAGGTACTACATGGACATCGTAAAGAGTTTGAGTATTATTTAGCAGAGTTGTTCCGGCAAAAAAGACAAGTTGAGATTACAAAACAGGCAGGAATGTTTCTATGTAGAAAATAA